A genomic window from Wolbachia pipientis includes:
- a CDS encoding bifunctional folylpolyglutamate synthase/dihydrofolate synthase: MIYMPHWPKPLGSRPKDFSLDRMKSFLNKLGNPEKKMPPTIHIAGTNGKGSTLAFIRYIMQAAGYKVHAYTSPHSVNFNERIVIAGSYIDDNELYSLLEECRAVIAEQPITLFEAATIAAFLAFSRHKADITLVEVGMGGRLDATNVIDNPILTIITSIALDHTEYLGPTVETIAGEKAGIMKPNVPCVIAPQEKSVMNTLEHYAINKKSPLYRGGLEWNCKKRLSVIQTGIQKQKNERSRAGAQMIFQSAIQSIEFSLPSLKGDHQVINAGNAIAACSILSGKYGFDIGEEDITSGLQRTYWPARLERIKEGNLISLLPKNWQLFLDGAHNNDGARVLSQWVKDNFAEGIYVVFGVTRNRNVEEFLEHLKPYIKLLCAVCVKSEPKATNTNLIREKANNIGIKAVECESIGDAISNHILKASIQNVKTILICGSLFLARDFAMENTNFDDID; encoded by the coding sequence ATGATATATATGCCTCATTGGCCTAAACCGCTTGGTAGTAGACCAAAGGATTTTTCTCTTGATCGCATGAAAAGCTTTCTAAATAAATTGGGCAATCCTGAGAAAAAAATGCCGCCCACAATTCATATAGCTGGAACTAACGGGAAAGGCTCAACACTAGCATTTATAAGATATATAATGCAAGCAGCAGGGTATAAGGTACACGCATACACTTCTCCACATTCGGTGAATTTTAATGAAAGAATAGTTATTGCAGGCAGTTATATCGACGATAATGAATTATATAGCTTGTTAGAAGAATGCCGTGCCGTAATTGCAGAACAACCTATCACTTTGTTTGAAGCTGCAACTATTGCAGCTTTTTTAGCTTTTTCTCGTCATAAAGCCGATATAACTTTAGTTGAAGTGGGTATGGGTGGAAGGCTTGATGCAACAAATGTTATAGATAATCCGATTTTAACAATCATTACTTCCATTGCCCTTGATCATACAGAATATCTTGGCCCTACCGTAGAAACCATAGCAGGTGAAAAAGCTGGAATAATGAAACCTAATGTTCCTTGCGTAATAGCACCACAAGAAAAATCTGTAATGAACACGCTAGAACACTACGCAATAAATAAGAAATCTCCTCTGTATAGAGGAGGCCTTGAATGGAATTGCAAAAAACGACTATCTGTCATCCAAACTGGGATCCAGAAACAAAAAAATGAGAGGTCACGTGCTGGAGCTCAAATGATTTTTCAATCAGCTATTCAATCAATAGAATTTTCTTTGCCATCTTTAAAGGGTGATCATCAGGTGATTAATGCAGGCAATGCTATTGCAGCATGTAGTATTTTAAGTGGAAAATATGGATTTGATATTGGAGAAGAGGATATCACTTCAGGTTTACAGCGTACCTACTGGCCTGCACGACTGGAGCGTATAAAAGAGGGCAATTTAATTTCTTTATTACCAAAAAATTGGCAATTATTTTTAGATGGTGCACACAATAATGACGGTGCTAGAGTGCTATCTCAGTGGGTAAAAGATAATTTTGCTGAAGGTATCTATGTGGTTTTTGGTGTTACCCGTAACAGAAATGTGGAAGAGTTCTTAGAGCACTTAAAGCCATATATCAAACTACTATGTGCGGTTTGTGTTAAATCTGAGCCCAAAGCAACAAATACAAATTTGATTAGGGAAAAAGCCAATAACATAGGGATAAAAGCAGTTGAATGTGAATCAATTGGCGATGCAATATCCAATCACATATTAAAAGCCTCTATCCAAAACGTCAAAACCATACTGATCTGTGGCTCATTGTTCCTAGCTAGAGACTTCGCTATGGAGAATACTAACTTTGATGATATTGACTGA
- a CDS encoding transposase, with product MSFSYYNMKKHPRNFRNITGLTIEKFEKVVEKVRSGWEKQKKCHGRRSKLPTLEDKLFCVILYYRTYITHRFLGCLFNVHNANVCRLLKRIEPLLAKKVTITKDRSMTPEKILKILADVTEQQIQRPEDSKKRKKSYSGKKRTNTMKTEIIIEEGGRILSVSKSYRGRISDFRIRKQEKYLPLDSIKHADSGYQGWQKLQSNVIIPYKKYRKKPLTPEHNRRLASFRMRVENKIREIKIFKIMSNVYRNFQKKYNLRFNIIAGIVNLKHAF from the coding sequence ATGAGCTTTAGTTACTATAATATGAAAAAACACCCAAGAAACTTTCGTAATATAACAGGTTTAACTATAGAGAAGTTCGAAAAAGTAGTGGAAAAAGTGAGGTCTGGATGGGAAAAACAGAAAAAGTGTCATGGTAGAAGATCAAAACTACCAACTCTGGAAGATAAGTTGTTTTGCGTAATTTTGTACTATCGCACTTACATAACACATAGATTTTTAGGATGCCTATTCAATGTACACAACGCAAATGTATGTAGGTTACTTAAGAGAATAGAGCCATTACTCGCCAAAAAAGTGACTATAACAAAAGATAGAAGTATGACGCCAGAAAAAATACTGAAGATTTTGGCTGATGTTACAGAACAGCAAATACAGAGACCAGAAGATAGTAAAAAACGGAAGAAATCATATTCAGGAAAAAAAAGAACCAACACTATGAAAACTGAGATTATTATCGAAGAAGGAGGAAGAATTTTATCAGTGTCAAAGTCATACCGTGGTAGAATTAGTGATTTCCGCATAAGGAAACAAGAAAAATATTTACCACTTGATAGCATAAAACATGCCGATTCTGGATATCAAGGTTGGCAAAAATTGCAAAGCAATGTTATAATTCCATATAAAAAGTATCGTAAAAAGCCATTAACTCCAGAGCATAATAGAAGATTAGCATCATTTAGAATGAGAGTAGAAAACAAGATCCGAGAGATAAAGATATTTAAGATTATGTCGAATGTTTATCGCAATTTTCAGAAAAAATATAACCTGAGGTTCAATATTATTGCTGGTATTGTAAATCTTAAGCACGCCTTTTAG
- a CDS encoding transposase, with the protein MSFSYYNMKKHPRNFRNITGLTIEEFEKVVEKVRSGWEKQKKCHGRRSKLPTLEDKLFCVILYYRTYITHRFLGCLFNVHNANVCRLLKRIEPLLAKKVTITKDRSMTPEKILKILADVTEQQIQRPEDSKKRKKSYSGKKRTNTMKTEIIIEEGGRILSVSKSYRGRISDFRIRKQEKYLPLDSIKHADSGYQGWQKLQSNVIIPYKKYRKKPLTPEHNRRLASFRMRVENKIREIKIFKIMSNVYRNFQKKYNLRFNIIAGIVNLKHAF; encoded by the coding sequence ATGAGCTTTAGTTACTATAATATGAAAAAACACCCAAGAAACTTTCGTAATATAACAGGTTTAACTATAGAGGAGTTCGAAAAAGTAGTGGAAAAAGTGAGGTCTGGATGGGAAAAACAGAAAAAGTGTCATGGTAGAAGATCAAAACTACCAACTCTGGAAGATAAGTTGTTTTGCGTAATTTTGTACTATCGCACTTACATAACACATAGATTTTTAGGATGCCTATTCAATGTACACAACGCAAATGTATGTAGGTTACTTAAGAGAATAGAGCCATTACTCGCCAAAAAAGTGACTATAACAAAAGATAGAAGTATGACGCCAGAAAAAATACTGAAGATTTTGGCTGATGTTACAGAACAGCAAATACAGAGACCAGAAGATAGTAAAAAACGGAAGAAATCATATTCAGGAAAAAAAAGAACCAACACTATGAAAACTGAGATTATTATCGAAGAAGGAGGAAGAATTTTATCAGTGTCAAAGTCATACCGTGGTAGAATTAGTGATTTCCGCATAAGGAAACAAGAAAAATATTTACCACTTGATAGCATAAAACATGCCGATTCTGGATATCAAGGTTGGCAAAAATTGCAAAGCAATGTTATAATTCCATATAAAAAGTATCGTAAAAAGCCATTAACTCCAGAGCATAATAGAAGATTAGCATCATTTAGAATGAGAGTAGAAAACAAGATCCGAGAGATAAAGATATTTAAGATTATGTCGAATGTTTATCGCAATTTTCAGAAAAAATATAACCTGAGGTTCAATATTATTGCTGGTATTGTAAATCTTAAGCACGCCTTTTAG
- the purM gene encoding phosphoribosylformylglycinamidine cyclo-ligase: MNTYTRSGIDLELYNKLIKEVKPIAQETTREEVISEIGSFSALFDFAALSKKYDHPVLVSSTDGVGTKLLIAQEVNRHDTIGIDLVAMCVNDLLAQGATPLFFLDYFATGVLSKDVLLSVVQGIAKGCKRAKIALVGGETAEMPGMYDNNHYDLAGFVVGVVDRKQILPSCSMMKVGDYIVGLESSGIHSNGFSLVRHIFKGLGINYNDSSPWNNQLWKEVLLEPTKIYVDSLLPIMPKVKGIAHITGGGLIDNILRILPKNLFANIDINSWKWPDIFLWLTKEGKIEKKEMLKTFNCGIGMVLIVSPENMQNVKNHFQKRGEKIEIIGKLDEACNPPLDRVVFS, encoded by the coding sequence ATGAATACTTATACCAGATCAGGAATAGATCTTGAACTATATAATAAGTTAATAAAAGAAGTCAAGCCTATTGCTCAAGAAACTACTAGAGAAGAAGTAATCAGCGAAATAGGTTCATTTTCTGCGTTGTTTGATTTTGCTGCACTAAGTAAGAAATATGACCATCCAGTGCTTGTTTCCTCAACTGATGGAGTAGGTACGAAACTGTTGATAGCTCAAGAAGTGAATAGGCATGATACTATAGGTATAGATTTAGTTGCAATGTGTGTAAATGACTTACTTGCACAAGGAGCAACGCCTTTATTTTTCCTTGATTACTTTGCAACAGGCGTTTTGAGCAAAGACGTTTTATTATCTGTGGTCCAAGGCATTGCAAAGGGGTGCAAGCGAGCTAAAATAGCATTGGTTGGTGGGGAAACTGCAGAAATGCCTGGAATGTATGATAATAATCACTATGACCTTGCAGGGTTTGTGGTTGGTGTAGTTGATCGAAAGCAAATTCTTCCAAGCTGTAGCATGATGAAAGTAGGTGATTATATAGTTGGCTTAGAGTCAAGTGGAATTCACTCAAATGGGTTTTCTTTGGTGCGCCATATTTTCAAAGGCTTAGGTATAAATTATAACGACTCATCTCCATGGAATAATCAGCTTTGGAAAGAAGTGTTGCTCGAACCAACAAAAATATATGTTGATTCTTTGTTGCCTATTATGCCAAAGGTAAAAGGCATCGCACATATAACAGGTGGTGGCTTGATAGATAATATTCTGCGGATTCTTCCAAAAAACTTATTTGCAAACATAGACATTAATTCCTGGAAATGGCCAGATATATTTTTATGGCTAACAAAGGAGGGTAAAATAGAGAAGAAAGAAATGCTAAAAACATTTAATTGTGGTATTGGCATGGTATTGATCGTAAGTCCTGAGAATATGCAAAACGTGAAAAATCATTTCCAAAAACGTGGAGAAAAAATTGAAATTATTGGAAAACTTGATGAGGCATGTAACCCTCCACTTGATAGAGTAGTATTTAGTTAG
- a CDS encoding phosphoribosylaminoimidazolesuccinocarboxamide synthase, with the protein MSLNKTIYEGKAKAIIETEDSSTVIQHFKDDVTAFNKEKYEIIEGKGIINNHVSAFIMEKLEKAGTSTHFIKTLNEREQLVKKLKIIPLEVVVRNVADGSFCKRFNIKEGEALTSPIIEFFYKNDDLADPMVNENHILYFDWLSSKEMDEVKTTTLKINEILVHLFSNASIYLVDLKLEFGRLINDSTKIILADEISPDNCRLWDKNTYKKLDKDVFRLNLGDLKEAYLEVAKRLSVKLD; encoded by the coding sequence ATGTCACTGAATAAAACGATATATGAAGGTAAAGCCAAAGCCATTATTGAAACTGAAGACTCATCAACTGTTATACAGCACTTTAAAGATGATGTTACAGCATTCAATAAGGAAAAATATGAAATTATTGAGGGCAAAGGAATAATTAATAATCATGTTAGTGCTTTTATCATGGAAAAACTTGAGAAAGCAGGAACTAGCACGCACTTTATAAAAACTCTAAACGAAAGAGAACAGCTAGTCAAAAAGCTCAAGATAATACCTCTTGAGGTGGTAGTTAGAAATGTTGCAGATGGCAGCTTTTGCAAACGTTTTAATATCAAAGAAGGTGAGGCACTTACATCTCCTATAATCGAGTTTTTTTACAAAAATGATGACCTAGCCGACCCAATGGTGAATGAAAATCACATACTGTATTTTGATTGGCTATCTAGCAAAGAAATGGATGAAGTTAAAACTACAACTTTAAAAATCAACGAAATCTTAGTCCACCTATTTTCAAATGCAAGTATATATTTAGTTGATCTCAAGTTAGAATTTGGCAGATTAATAAATGACAGTACTAAAATCATTTTAGCCGATGAAATCAGCCCTGATAACTGCAGGTTATGGGATAAAAATACTTATAAAAAGTTAGATAAAGACGTCTTTCGTTTGAATTTAGGAGATTTAAAGGAAGCGTACCTAGAAGTTGCAAAAAGACTGTCAGTAAAGTTAGACTAA
- the trmD gene encoding tRNA (guanosine(37)-N1)-methyltransferase TrmD, whose protein sequence is MAFNVTILTIFPEMFPGFLNYSLAGKALEKKIWNLEVINIRSFAKDKHSTVDDVPYGGGAGMVMRSDVIGDAVDSMFSVHKNTKFIYMTPSGTKFNQNIARELLEFPHITILCGRFEGIDQRIIDAYTPYELSIGDYILSGGEPAVMVVLDACIRLLPGVVNNTDSITEESFNYGGGILEYPQYTRPEQWKGYKVPEVLLSGNHKKISDWRQKQSHVITKKRRPELLNGEINDKFT, encoded by the coding sequence ATGGCATTCAATGTTACAATATTAACCATATTTCCAGAAATGTTCCCCGGGTTTTTGAACTATTCTCTTGCCGGAAAAGCGTTAGAGAAAAAAATATGGAACCTTGAAGTAATAAATATTCGTTCTTTTGCGAAAGATAAACATTCAACTGTGGATGATGTTCCATATGGAGGTGGAGCAGGAATGGTTATGCGTTCTGATGTAATTGGTGATGCAGTAGATAGTATGTTCTCTGTTCATAAAAACACTAAGTTTATTTACATGACTCCATCTGGAACTAAGTTTAATCAGAATATTGCCAGAGAATTATTAGAGTTTCCTCATATAACAATATTGTGTGGTCGATTTGAAGGTATTGACCAAAGGATAATTGATGCGTATACTCCTTATGAGTTAAGTATTGGAGATTATATACTTTCGGGAGGTGAGCCAGCTGTGATGGTGGTTCTCGATGCATGCATTAGACTTCTTCCAGGTGTAGTAAATAATACCGATAGTATTACTGAAGAAAGTTTTAATTATGGTGGTGGTATACTTGAATATCCTCAATATACTAGACCTGAGCAGTGGAAGGGATATAAAGTACCTGAGGTTTTGTTATCTGGCAATCACAAAAAAATAAGTGATTGGAGGCAGAAGCAGTCTCATGTTATAACAAAAAAGCGTAGGCCTGAATTATTGAATGGAGAGATAAATGACAAATTTACTTAA
- the rplS gene encoding 50S ribosomal protein L19 translates to MTNLLKKFNEQQMQVLAREIPEFRPGDDLKVTFKVVDGASERIQIFEGVCISKRNRGLHSSFAVRKVSHGESIVSQFFVYSPALVSVQVTRKGKVRRAKLYYLCKLFGKAARIKERTTYVKKKSK, encoded by the coding sequence ATGACAAATTTACTTAAAAAATTTAACGAACAGCAAATGCAAGTGTTAGCTAGAGAAATACCAGAATTTCGTCCCGGCGATGATTTGAAGGTCACTTTTAAAGTAGTTGACGGTGCAAGTGAACGTATACAGATATTTGAAGGTGTATGTATATCAAAAAGGAATCGCGGGTTACATTCTTCTTTTGCAGTCAGAAAAGTGAGCCATGGAGAAAGTATAGTGTCTCAATTTTTTGTTTATTCTCCTGCACTGGTTTCAGTGCAAGTGACAAGAAAAGGAAAGGTTCGTAGAGCAAAACTGTATTATCTATGCAAACTATTTGGAAAAGCTGCAAGGATCAAAGAGCGTACTACTTATGTTAAAAAGAAATCTAAGTAG